A window from Neobacillus sp. PS3-40 encodes these proteins:
- a CDS encoding HTH domain-containing protein yields the protein MKKVERINTIMRYINNRAHFTVSEIMREFNISRSTAIRDIREIEALGMPLIAEVGRDGGYFVMHNSVLPEVRFTDNEVKALFIAFMATRNQQLPYLKSRQSLAEKLLGLISENQQDDLVLLNQILLFEGTNPNNPDLLELSDIPHPMVEKLIQTLLLDRYLWITIKEEKVIKSYPIYLLHLYHEKSVWLIEGFDLKEEKKKIFPVDELTDVKPYPEKKRLSKKKILEKLSKQGEEINLILELGPKAIAQFKKYHPLKVSISYTNPYQTTAILKTFINIIKPEEVTEITNWLLFLGGDLLVKEVPEEVLEGLQERLYLYCP from the coding sequence ATGAAAAAAGTTGAACGGATTAATACCATCATGCGGTATATCAACAACCGCGCCCACTTTACCGTTTCTGAAATCATGCGAGAGTTTAACATCTCTCGTTCGACAGCTATTAGAGATATCAGAGAAATAGAAGCCTTGGGGATGCCACTTATCGCTGAAGTTGGAAGGGATGGGGGGTATTTTGTCATGCACAATTCTGTCCTGCCCGAGGTTCGTTTTACCGATAATGAGGTCAAAGCTCTTTTTATTGCCTTTATGGCCACCAGAAATCAACAACTTCCCTATCTAAAAAGTCGTCAGTCTTTAGCTGAAAAATTACTTGGCCTCATCTCAGAAAACCAGCAAGATGACCTTGTTCTGTTAAATCAAATCTTGCTTTTTGAGGGGACCAATCCCAATAATCCCGACCTGCTTGAGCTTTCGGACATCCCCCATCCCATGGTAGAAAAACTCATCCAAACTCTTCTTTTGGATCGCTATTTATGGATTACCATCAAAGAAGAGAAGGTAATAAAGTCTTATCCAATCTATCTCTTGCACCTTTATCATGAAAAAAGCGTTTGGCTGATTGAAGGCTTTGACTTAAAGGAAGAAAAGAAGAAGATTTTTCCTGTCGATGAACTCACCGATGTCAAACCCTACCCGGAGAAAAAAAGATTAAGTAAGAAAAAGATTTTAGAAAAACTAAGTAAGCAGGGAGAAGAAATCAACCTTATCCTTGAACTTGGTCCAAAAGCGATTGCCCAATTCAAAAAATACCATCCTTTAAAAGTTTCAATTTCCTATACGAATCCTTACCAAACCACAGCCATTCTAAAGACTTTTATCAATATTATTAAGCCCGAAGAAGTGACCGAAATAACAAATTGGCTACTTTTTCTAGGTGGGGATCTCTTGGTCAAGGAAGTTCCAGAAGAAGTCTTAGAAGGTTTACAAGAGAGATTATATTTATATTGCCCATAA
- a CDS encoding GyrI-like domain-containing protein — protein MADYTLEEKDSFTVIGLGTELKSHYTDFAGLNKEKSDFWQAVSQDGRLDTLKALATNDYIFAVNEAVNNKMMHYAGVLSEASAPEEARVIQFPKGEYLVVKGEGKTADELNNKLAGLAFGQVLPEAKNFAYVGGPNATVEMGQRNDLILGEMWIPVVRK, from the coding sequence ATGGCAGATTATACCCTAGAAGAAAAAGATAGCTTTACCGTTATAGGTTTGGGAACTGAGCTTAAGAGCCATTACACAGATTTTGCCGGCTTAAATAAGGAAAAGTCAGATTTTTGGCAGGCGGTAAGCCAAGATGGAAGGCTTGACACTTTAAAAGCCCTTGCCACAAATGACTACATTTTTGCCGTAAATGAAGCGGTGAATAACAAGATGATGCATTATGCTGGAGTCTTGAGCGAGGCATCAGCACCAGAAGAAGCAAGAGTGATCCAATTTCCTAAGGGAGAATACCTAGTTGTTAAAGGGGAAGGGAAAACAGCTGATGAATTGAATAATAAGCTTGCTGGCCTTGCCTTTGGACAAGTCTTGCCAGAAGCAAAGAATTTTGCCTATGTTGGTGGGCCCAATGCAACGGTTGAGATGGGTCAGCGAAACGACTTAATTCTTGGTGAAATGTGGATTCCTGTTGTTAGGAAATAA
- a CDS encoding phage tail protein: MSYIVDFKNVSPVGLETSPVVSALAGLRANEARYFMNKYKHEFTVVPASESGETLDYVNRILKEERDIEFAAKPLETSRFQVENIKMAYVFYEDGLCVNVMYSLDDPKPKRAVGFKLSEGMEVPKELEGKFKFARQKSKLAGTIRGSYFVIKGEY, translated from the coding sequence ATGTCCTATATCGTTGATTTTAAAAATGTGTCTCCAGTTGGTTTAGAGACCTCACCAGTAGTAAGCGCGCTTGCTGGCTTACGTGCTAATGAAGCCCGTTATTTTATGAATAAATACAAGCATGAATTTACGGTTGTACCAGCTAGCGAGTCCGGGGAGACCCTTGATTATGTGAACCGAATTTTGAAAGAAGAACGTGATATTGAGTTTGCTGCCAAACCTTTAGAAACGTCACGTTTTCAAGTGGAAAATATCAAAATGGCCTACGTTTTTTATGAGGATGGTCTTTGTGTCAACGTCATGTATTCACTTGATGACCCTAAGCCGAAGCGGGCCGTTGGTTTTAAGCTTTCTGAGGGGATGGAGGTACCAAAGGAGTTAGAAGGGAAGTTTAAGTTTGCTAGGCAGAAGTCTAAATTAGCTGGAACCATTCGGGGCTCGTATTTTGTCATTAAAGGAGAATATTAG